A region of the Channa argus isolate prfri chromosome 3, Channa argus male v1.0, whole genome shotgun sequence genome:
aagaaaaaaaaacttcaaacaaGTGAAAAGGGAAGCAGAACCTAAGCTTAAGTTCAGTTTGAGCTCAATAGGTTCCTGCATTCGAAAAGCCCTAATAGTGAAAGTACTGTAATTAGACCCAGCAGGTCTGTCAAGGTTTAGATTATAATCATGCAGCATGTATGGAATTTCCTTTCACATTACATTctaaacataataacaaaagTATGAGAAACTAAAAAACAGCATAATCTAAGATGCATTTGTTAGTAAAACCTTTTAACTATCTTATGTTTCCCAAAGGCACGTGATCAGAAGGCATTAGTGTACAGGtggaaaataaattcaaaaaacatgcaatatgtaatattttccaACTAGGTTTAATACCTTGAACAAAagtattaaaagcaaaaaaatgttgTATGCAAGTGAGGGACTCACATTAACAGATTCAGTACAAGAACTTAATGACTCCTGCATGGCAATGAGGCAAAAGGCTGTCATGGAGGCATCTGAATCGACACCGCGCACATCAccctgcatgcacacacacacaaacacacgttaTTATTATAAGGTCAAAGTCAGTGGCATTTCTCAATTATTTGCTATAtttttaacaagaaaataaaagttgatgTTAAATCAATGTACATACAATCATCTCTCCATGTGATACTGTTCCAACTTCTTTAAACATGCCGTCAGGTTGCTGTGCGTTGAGAATCAGAAACCTGACAGCTTCACAGAGATGTTCGTTTTCCACTGCCACCACAGAGCGGGCCATAGAGAACACCTTGACAACATAGGCGGTCAGCCttggagaggagaaaagaaggagtagtagtttggtttagtttcatttacagtaattgTACATGACATACACCCCTTCTCACATAGAAGGAGGATGTGCAAGCATTTCCGTATGACTTCATGGGTATTCAGATGTCTCACCAGCTGCTGCTTTGGTAACCGGCCCATACAGCAAAAGACCCATCTTTTTTACGGTAGGCAAGCTCGTTGGTGTagcctggaaaaaacaaaactttttttactGGCTACATTTATTCTCTACTGAATCTCATTATTTGGATGCCATTGGATGAACAGTGAAGTAGCAgtaagtatacagtatataattaaTCAAATACTTGTTTAATTGAAATATGCTCCAAACCTTAATGTGGAGAAATGCTCAACTCATGAGAGGCTGTGTAAGGGCTAGGTGGAGGAGACTGATTTCTCATGCTAGGGCTAGTTTAGGTAAATTCTATAGCTATAAGTTGGGCTCCTAACTTAAATCGACTATGtatgttttctgcatttctaaatatttctaaTGATAAACTCTTGTGTTagtaaaaagagacagaaaagagaaaaagagacattaATCTCAATGCCTCTACCTTTAATTTGTGAACGAGTAGCATGCACATCTGTCAGTGACACCTTATTTTTGTTACCACTTCTGCCAAGTCAGATATTTTGAAATCCCACCTGGAGGAGCAGCAGTAAAATTCTTGGTATCTGGTCCAATAAATACTTCACTATGTGAACCTACCAGTTTTGATGTGCTGGAGGGCTTCGTTACGTTTCTGGAAGCCTACAGTTTCCCACTGGTTGGTTTTGTCCAAATATGTGGTTGCAATGACAGGCAGGGTCATGTGGATCATGTTCTGCTCTCCACAGCCTGATGGCTGATAGATCAGGCTACCCATTGACTTACCACTAATGGCGTTCTCCACCAATGGGGCTAATTGTTCTCTCCCTGCATGcacaaacaagaaaatcaaaaagTCATAAATCCATATGCCCAAACAACTAAACTACAATAAAAATGCCCCCCACCATAACCAATGAAGAGGCCATTTCTTAGTAAAAACAATTCTAATTTACAACAGCTGTGCAGATACTGTTTCATATAAAATACAGCAGGACGCTTCACCTGTCACAGAGATCTGTGTGCTAGTTGGTGTGTTTGGAACCAAATCTTTCTTTGCAATTCCACTGTTGATAGTTTCTTCTTGTTTACCACCTAAAGGGAAAAAGAGataaattaggaatttaatGCAAGTGATGGAAAAAGTGATGGATTACTAGATTACTTCACAATCTACCCATTTAATGGGTAAACTCACCTACGCCGTTTTTAGTGGGGTCAAGGACTATAGTGATAGGAGTCTTAACCAGGACACCTTCAGGctagaaaaaccacacaaaaaagagggttagggttagtttAAATTATCTTGAGACACAGCTGTGTAAGAAAACACAATACACAGTAGGCTTCATGTTGGCTTTtctgatttatatttacattttaaaatgcacagaaaGTATTTTTTGGATAAAGATGTTTACTTCTCCATACTGATTTATCATAAGGACCACAAGGGTTCACTGTCCATTTGCTATTTCTgagaaaatgtcagtgtctgtgCCCAAAATGAACAAAGTAGCCATTTTAACCTGATCACGATCAGTTCCCTGAACCTAAATGAACCTCAACAATAAGGTGGTCACGTCACACAATTATCACACTTCAAAAGTGATTTGTATCAGTTTTAGAAGACGCAGAGATAAAATGTGATGTCATCCTGCAGATGCCTTCAATTCACACTATGCGTCCATGTGTCATTCGAGACAAATAATATGGACaaataatactgtattttgtcatttaacctGTTTTACTCTGCATACAACATCTCAGCTGAACAACTGGAAAATGGCTACAAGTTacaacacatgcatgcaaaccTAACTTATAAGCCAAGAATAAAGAGTGTATCTACAACTTTTTAACACAAagaccattttaaaatgctatttaaaaaataaaagctctaaATCCACTGCATAGAGTTTGTTTCTTACCACCACCCGCAGCATCTTCATGATTCCATCATTGAGCGACGAGTCTTTAACAGCTGCTTTGACCTCAATCCGGAACTGTCCttccttcataggaataataaCAAATGGTACAGATCTTGTAGTTTGGGGCCCAACTCTGACCTCCTGACGATATCTTCCACGCTTGGAAGCTGCACTGCATATATTCTCCTCCTCAGTCAGATCCACACGCACcttgaaaaaaagacaagttgaAAAGGACATacgaaataaaaatacatgtagAAGACATGTAAATACTATAATAACGCTGCCACCTATGTTGAGTGACCACCCTGTGAGCAGACACTATACTTATGGAAATTTCCTTCTAGGATGTCCCAGTCTAGTACTGAGTTACTGATTTGCTTCAGACTCATTGAACTTCTGCGAGAGGTGGCTGTCTGCAAACAATACATTTCTGTGGTTGAAAATGTTGATTTTCAATGCCTTTTTAGAGCCGCAGCTTGACATGGATGTCAAGCCTGGATtgtgctgcaaacacacatcagCTGGTCGCTCCTTTCCAAGGATGGCGTCACTGAGATTGTGGGACAACATTCACCTTATGCCAATGCTGGTATGGAGGACATCCACACTTACATTAAGATGCCACTGAAGCACTTGCAGCAAGACATGCAAGTTCAGTGCAAGATAATTCTTTCAATCTTATAAATATGTAAAGCTGatgaatttaatattatttaatttaaacttttttttatcctttcaaaCCTAATTTATGACCTCCATCATTTGGACCGCAACAGATTGTTGTAGATATCACTTCTAAATTTCAtgaacatttacagtaagtatGGGATTGGAATCTGGATTAAGACCTTCCTTTGTCCACATTCTGTAAAACTGTCTACTTAATATTGGttatcagaaaaaaacagagcagagtaTCAGACTTACAGTGATCGAATCAGGGCTGTAGTTGTGGAGGATTGCTTTAACTTCTAGCTGCTCTCCACGGACAGCAGAATAGGGCAATCGGAGATCAATGAAGAACTCTTTGCGGACTATAACCTCTAAAGGTTCACCAACACAGATTCctgataaaacagaaaaaaaggtgtAAGGGATGGTCCACACTTCAGGTCATAGAGAGacaactaaaacacaaacacaacacagatgTTAAACACTGAATCCTCACCATGAGTTCTTGACAGACTGATGCCAGTGAACTGCCAGGTGGTGATTGAGTCTTGCAAAGGAACATTTTTTACAGATGATGTGGTGGCgctgaaacaaagaaaagattttacaCACAGAAGGTAAAATGTGCAGTAGCTTTAAACTCTTCATAGTATCATagtgaattaatttatttgtgtattgtttATATGTATGTTGCTGCTGCCTCACCAGTTTGGTTTAGGGCAAGGAGGCAGTGTTAAATCAGTCCACAGCCAACTTTCAGGGAACTTAGTGCGAGAAACTATTTCATTGCTGTCCATGTAACTGTTGTCATCTTCCTCACCTAAAGTGTTATTAAGGTGAAGATTGTACTGATATATATAAGCACCAGTATGACCATggataatgaataataatgtcTATGCCCCATGTTCCCTGTCTCTTACTTCGAGCCAGTTTGAGGTTGTCCTCCTTCTTCTCAGCTCGCAGACTTCCCATCTCCTTACAACAGTGCAGAAAAGCCTGAACACAAGTAGGACCGTCCACGATATACTCGCTTCGCCTCTCACAGGTGTATGAAATAGGAGTTTCCCTCATGCCATCCAAACAACAGTCACGTTGTAGCTGGTCTTTATATTGACTTACTGGTAAAGAGAAGGTTAAGGAGAGACTGACATGAAAAGGTATAGAGATCAGCAAGAAGGATGGACTGCACAGtgaataaagcattttaaaatagaaaaataatttatactcATCGTTGTCTAATCACTTGTTAACCTATTGAATACAGTATactataaagtaaaagtataaagtcTTTCTGTTACCATCCTATTTACCATCTAAAAGATGAGAGTTAGAGGCATAAGATGTCCAAAGAAATTATCCTGATATAACTGGCTATTGGATAGTTTAGAACTGTGGTTCTTACCTAAGCTGGTTGTGACATCCATTATAGTGGAAGCTCGTTTCCTCCTGCTGGGAGCCGGACATTTCAACTCTGGAATTACAACACAGCCTAGATCTTTAACACGCGTCTAGACCCACACAGCAACATCAACATGATAAGAACAGGAGAAGTGTTTAAATGCACACTTGCTTTATTGGCAGTAACATAAAACCATATTTAAGCTtcactggcatttttaaaaaatatgtttgatcGATCAGATGGCACCAAGATAAGATCATGTGGCAACATATTTGACTGTTGAAGCCAACGTTGAAATGCCTCAACAGTTCAAAAAATCCAAATGTAGCTTCTATTCTGATAGTGGTACAGTATGTAGCATGAAATCTGCCAGGGTAAAATATGCCCATTTTTCAGAAAGCtgcacaaatatgtaaaaaaacaagtatttgTCAGAAACCAGCAGAAACAAgagcaaaaaatatatttcagttttgGTGAACATAAACTTGGTGATATGGCTGTAAAGCTCTTGGATGCATTTGAGTGCATTGTATGAGATGAATTAACGAAGCTCAACACCCAGCTCAAGATAAAATGCTAAAGTATTAAAGTCTAAAGAAGTTCAGGGAAGCATTTTCTTTGTTGGACAAATTAGGATTCTAAGCTGAATCTTGaccttaatatttaaattaggATTATTAGGAGCATTACCTTGTCTGTAAGGAGTCCCAGAGGCAGTGCTGGACTCAAACACCAACCCAGCATCATAGAATACGCTCATACTGTTCCTTCCTCCACCTGGTGTGCAGCCAGTGTCATACTTCTCTACAGTGTCCCAGATCTGAGCACAAAGAAATACGCGATTATAGTGTGCATGGTAAACTTACACTATGTATAAACTGCAAAGCATTGTGGACAAATCTATACTGGGTGTTAGATGAAACTACAGGTTAACAAATCTGAAAGCCATTTATGAATTTTTAGACCTCATTATTCTGtactttaaaaatacttaataagtgaacaaatggcaaatattttcagagacagagatagaatCAAGAAGTTGCCTTTTTCTGTGTCAGCCGGTGCTTGTTGTTTAAGACGTAGACGCCTTTGTCTACTGCCACCAGTCCTACTATGGCCCCTGGATCTCCAGTCACCTTCAGACCAAACATCCTGCGAGGCTCGTAGGATGGAGCGGGTCTTGATGATTCCAACCTGAGCTAAATTTGAAATGAAGGGCAATGGATGAGACATGCTTTGAATTAAGCTAGTTTCAAACAGCACATAAAGATATGTCtgagaaagaaataaataactttattacTTATTTTGCCTTGTTTGTTCATGTGATCAGTTACATATTAACTTTTCTAAATTAGCATGGCAGGTCTCACCGAGCCCATGCAGGAGTCCTTGACATCCACCCAAACAGAGTCTGATACAACTTCGTTATCAGTTGGATGGTAGTAGGCAACAATGCGGAAAGATGGCAGCATGTCTTTGGTGACGGGAACTATCAGGGCTATTAGTACTTGACCTCGTGTCCTGTAACGGTCATGTTTTATGATCTGACCTCTGCTCAGGATCTAGGGACACAGATTTACACATCAGTTTTTATCCAAAATGAGTGTTGACAGTATAGTTCCACTTATGCACAGGTGCAAAACATCTCTCACCAGGTATGTGATATCATTTTCTTGATTTGGCTGCCTGTTTAGATTGAGGTTAATTTTAAGGTTGTCTCCTAACTGAAGCTCTGCTGTATCCACACCTGCAAAAATGACAGTTTGTAATGAGTGTCAGACGCTGAAAAGATGGACAGTACTGTAGTGCATGGCATATATTTTCTCACTGCCATCACCACCTTGTCCACCATGTGATGTTGTTTTAGGACCTTCTTTACCTATGTGGATGTAGTTGTTGCTGGTACTACTGTAAGGGTGAGCTGTCATTGTGGCTGATGCTTGTCTTTCAGGTAAGAGAATAGGGTCATCGGTCTTTGCCTAAATTTGGAGTCACACAGAGATAAGCATATACACACAGTGATTAAAGACATATACGCAAAATGTTTTAGGCATATTCTATTGTATCCCTACCTGGTATAGCTTAGCCTAGCTATTGAAACTCTTGGTAACGCAATAACTAAAACATATAAATTTAGGATTTCAAACAGTGTCTTAACTGCACACAAAAATAACTGGGCATCATTGCTAAACACAGAGATTTTGAGTTGGCATAcagcagaaatatttttaatttcatgtctGTAACAATTagggtgcaaatgtttgcatccccttccACCGAAATGGTATTAAAGGGAGTGCAAGTTAACCCAAACAGAATATTACAAACCAGTAGATGtataatgtacattcagctagtgcaaatgctcttttatcatcagaagtaatacAATActgaaaattacattacattacaaaagtttgcatccaccTTTGTAAAGGTGGATgcattaaaataacacatatttttaaaaagtaattgtactagctaaatgtggattaaatattatctttattaaaaaaatctttattttaaaagtgagtTACTGTATTTCTTGATGTAAGCGCACTTTAAACATGGCCCTGGCTTTTTGCCTTagcttttcaccttttatttgtCCTACTTAAATCTCCATCTTTGAGTTATCCTATGTGTGACACCCACCAGTGGTTGGTCACAATTGTTGATTaggattatgtgttttttttttgtattttggtgcagagaggctaaatttctgaacatttaccATGGGTTTAGGTTTCaagcttttcattgtaattgtcaAGTTACGCCACTAGGTGGAGCATTCATCAAAATGAGCGCTAGTTGAACGTAGCCTTCAGGCCTctgcttctcagacagaaacagcctgattgaacggacacaactaacgtctcccgtctctactttttcctgtctgaaacaggttagtagcatgtgtattttaatcacaacatACTCCATAGGATGTCTAAGGTCTTTTTGAGCTAACTACGGTTAGGTTTGAggagataaacacacatttgagcaGCGTTTAAAGCCTAAAATTAGTTGTTTGTCGAAGTAAAGTTTTGCTAGCTTCCGTGTGTGAACACGATACCATTGGCGGTTTTAttgtgagtgtttctgtgtggactaAAGACTCCTGGACATTTGTTAGAAATATAATTCATGTGTAATTAAGTTGTATGTGAGACCGAGAGTGAGGAATATGGGTTGTATAACGAATTTTTCCTGTTCTGTATTGTTTTCAGCACCAGTTCAGTTCCAGTGGGTTATTTTGTATACtactttgttgaaatgtttgcaaatgtgtaaaacataaaaattgatcAATAGGCTGAATTTAACTAGTAACAGGATTACTGAGGTAGTGTATAGTGAGAGCTAGTAtagcagacacaaagtaagtaTTGTTAATGCAATCTATAGTGGTGAATTAATACTATTAATGTTAAACAGTACTGCACTGTATTTCCAGACTCTGTTTGtaagttacagtatattaaccTGTGAGATGGAAATCACAATGTATGTTAATGgaaacatgttgaattgagttgttgtgaaatagagaaaaatgtttataaaaacaaaacagaagagtcaaatgagaataaaatatgcttgtttaataaagacagaaacagcctgattgaacggacacaactaacgtctcccgtctctactttttcctgtctgaaacagggtATATATCCTGTCTACAGGTCTCTGTTGTTTGGGGCCTGTAACATATGTTTGCAGACTACTTGAATTTTAGTTTAAAGGAACTTGGCTACATTACAAAGTCACATACTTTCTTTGAGGAGTGAACAGTAGAACCGAATAAACGACCTAAATGAAGCTCAAAACCTCCTGAAGAGTAAGGTGAACTAAGAGTGAGTAAGTTCACTACTGCAGTAATGTAGGTTTTACTTTCCCCTTGTCAAACGttctacaaaaacatttcaaacacattttggataCTTACAGTGATTATCAATGTTGGATCCCTTGCCACTGTATTGATGGTAAGCCTTGCCATGCCATTGGCTGCAGTGAAGCCCCGCACACCACCTGGATTCACCACAACTGCAACAGCTTGTGCCGGAGTTTCATCAGGATTCAAAACTTCAACCTGCCACCAAAGAAACATAATTCTGTGACTCAAATTGTTAGTGGACAAATTGCCACTTCCTCTGAAGGAAAATCTACAACAGATCAAAGCATTGCACTTAGGTaaggtttttcaaaataaaaggttaCATTTGGAGGATTCActaaaacaacagaaataaagCCATGCTACGGCATATAATTATATtgactttaaaaagtaatttaccGCAACATCAAAGGACATTCCTGGTTTGAAATATTTAGGTGTTTTCTTGAAGTGGATGGTGTAGGGTGATGTGACCATCTGGATATTTTTCAACTCTGCTTCTACCATTTCACTACCTGTGAGGTTAGGCAGAagcacaaacatgcatttttttagtTCTGTAAAATTCAGACAACATTTATAATTGCTAGCTAATCATTTTGCTGAATACCTAATGAACACTGTACAAGTATTGGTATTATTACTAAACAGCCACACACAGTACTTCTTACCACTCTCTGTAAGCACACTGACAGCTACATATATAGAACTTCCCACCAGCTCGAGGATGTTTggaaaggtgtttgtgatgtgttCTCTCTTCAGTGTGACCACTCCGTTACCTTTCGTGACCTATTGTGACATTAAACAGAAGTGCATTGAACATAGACAGCTGGAAGATTGTTATGTCAGCTTGGCTTCATTCTGAACATTAAGAATGTTAACTTTGTAATTGAAATGGCAGTAGGAGAAAGGGGAAATTCCAAACATCTCTGGAAAACTGTAAAGTCTGTATAGTCAATCAAGAAGCAAAGCAAATATGTAAGTTTTTGCTCACCTGCACTCTTTGAAGAGAGCTGGGAAGGCCCCTTTTTTGACCTTCATGTAGAACACCAAATACTACATAGGCTGTCCCAGCCACCTCTTCACCAAACAGATACCTAAAAGCACAGGAAtagaacaaaatgcaaacagacTGGAAGTGAACACCACCCTTCACTTTCTCTTCAATTACCAGTTACCGTGGTCTCTGAAGACAAAtgctaaagaaaaacatccacATACGTAGCTTTAATGTTGACGGTGAGATCTGGACTGTCGATGTAGTAGAAGGGGCTCACAGGTATCAGCTTAACCTCAAAACTGGGCAgcactgtaaaataaacacatttcattgtgtgtccaaattcaaataaaaataaagtgaatatatatgttatattaaatatgtttcaCAGTTAGAACTTTTCAGGTAAAAACAGCCTCACCATATTCTTTGACCTCAAACTCTGCAAAGTAGCTCTGCTGTGGATTGCTATGGAACTTGGCCACTACTTTCCAAAGTCCaggactacacacacacacacacacacacacac
Encoded here:
- the LOC137123699 gene encoding complement C3-like isoform X2, whose product is MRRTQLWLLASLAFTSVTSLADGAPLQVMSAPNLLRVGTPEKIFVECQDCPVGEFTVDISVMNHPTKSTKLASTTVTLNTANSFQQLGEIKIPTGQFSRDPSVKQYVYLQAKFPDRMLEKVVLVSFQSGYIVIQTDKTLYTPSSKLHYRMFAVTPSMEPVEKDEQTGTDASIAIEIVTPEGIILPQDPVSLKSGIYSGDYQLGEIISPGLWKVVAKFHSNPQQSYFAEFEVKEYVLPSFEVKLIPVSPFYYIDSPDLTVNIKATYLFGEEVAGTAYVVFGVLHEGQKRGLPSSLQRVQVTKGNGVVTLKREHITNTFPNILELVGSSIYVAVSVLTESGSEMVEAELKNIQMVTSPYTIHFKKTPKYFKPGMSFDVAVEVLNPDETPAQAVAVVVNPGGVRGFTAANGMARLTINTVARDPTLIITAKTDDPILLPERQASATMTAHPYSSTSNNYIHIGVDTAELQLGDNLKINLNLNRQPNQENDITYLILSRGQIIKHDRYRTRGQVLIALIVPVTKDMLPSFRIVAYYHPTDNEVVSDSVWVDVKDSCMGSLRLESSRPAPSYEPRRMFGLKVTGDPGAIVGLVAVDKGVYVLNNKHRLTQKKIWDTVEKYDTGCTPGGGRNSMSVFYDAGLVFESSTASGTPYRQELKCPAPSRRKRASTIMDVTTSLVSQYKDQLQRDCCLDGMRETPISYTCERRSEYIVDGPTCVQAFLHCCKEMGSLRAEKKEDNLKLARSEEDDNSYMDSNEIVSRTKFPESWLWTDLTLPPCPKPNCATTSSVKNVPLQDSITTWQFTGISLSRTHGICVGEPLEVIVRKEFFIDLRLPYSAVRGEQLEVKAILHNYSPDSITVRVDLTEEENICSAASKRGRYRQEVRVGPQTTRSVPFVIIPMKEGQFRIEVKAAVKDSSLNDGIMKMLRVVPEGVLVKTPITIVLDPTKNGVGGKQEETINSGIAKKDLVPNTPTSTQISVTGREQLAPLVENAISGKSMGSLIYQPSGCGEQNMIHMTLPVIATTYLDKTNQWETVGFQKRNEALQHIKTGYTNELAYRKKDGSFAVWAGYQSSSWLTAYVVKVFSMARSVVAVENEHLCEAVRFLILNAQQPDGMFKEVGTVSHGEMIGDVRGVDSDASMTAFCLIAMQESLSSCTESVNSMPESIDKAVTFLERRLPSITNPYAVAITSYALANANKLNREILYKFASPELSHWPVPKGHIYTLEATAYALLALVKTRAFEEARPVVRWFNKQQKVGGGYGSTQATIIVYQAVAEYWANAQEAPYDLSIDLTLPGRSKPDKYHFNKENHYATRTSKINEINQDIKVTATGSGEATLTMVSLYYALPKEKESDCQKFNMSVELIPEKMDQDEKIYRLKIEVFCPKDGPAPLQNMR
- the LOC137123699 gene encoding complement C3-like isoform X1 is translated as MRRTQLWLLASLAFTSVTSLADGAPLQVMSAPNLLRVGTPEKIFVECQDCPVGEFTVDISVMNHPTKSTKLASTTVTLNTANSFQQLGEIKIPTGQFSRDPSVKQYVYLQAKFPDRMLEKVVLVSFQSGYIVIQTDKTLYTPSSKLHYRMFAVTPSMEPVEKDEQTGTDASIAIEIVTPEGIILPQDPVSLKSGIYSGDYQLGEIISPGLWKVVAKFHSNPQQSYFAEFEVKEYVLPSFEVKLIPVSPFYYIDSPDLTVNIKATYLFGEEVAGTAYVVFGVLHEGQKRGLPSSLQRVQVTKGNGVVTLKREHITNTFPNILELVGSSIYVAVSVLTESGSEMVEAELKNIQMVTSPYTIHFKKTPKYFKPGMSFDVAVEVLNPDETPAQAVAVVVNPGGVRGFTAANGMARLTINTVARDPTLIITAKTDDPILLPERQASATMTAHPYSSTSNNYIHIGVDTAELQLGDNLKINLNLNRQPNQENDITYLILSRGQIIKHDRYRTRGQVLIALIVPVTKDMLPSFRIVAYYHPTDNEVVSDSVWVDVKDSCMGSLRLESSRPAPSYEPRRMFGLKVTGDPGAIVGLVAVDKGVYVLNNKHRLTQKKIWDTVEKYDTGCTPGGGRNSMSVFYDAGLVFESSTASGTPYRQELKCPAPSRRKRASTIMDVTTSLVSQYKDQLQRDCCLDGMRETPISYTCERRSEYIVDGPTCVQAFLHCCKEMGSLRAEKKEDNLKLARSEEDDNSYMDSNEIVSRTKFPESWLWTDLTLPPCPKPNCATTSSVKNVPLQDSITTWQFTGISLSRTHGICVGEPLEVIVRKEFFIDLRLPYSAVRGEQLEVKAILHNYSPDSITVRVDLTEEENICSAASKRGRYRQEVRVGPQTTRSVPFVIIPMKEGQFRIEVKAAVKDSSLNDGIMKMLRVVPEGVLVKTPITIVLDPTKNGVGGKQEETINSGIAKKDLVPNTPTSTQISVTGREQLAPLVENAISGKSMGSLIYQPSGCGEQNMIHMTLPVIATTYLDKTNQWETVGFQKRNEALQHIKTGYTNELAYRKKDGSFAVWAGYQSSSWLTAYVVKVFSMARSVVAVENEHLCEAVRFLILNAQQPDGMFKEVGTVSHGEMIGDVRGVDSDASMTAFCLIAMQESLSSCTESVNSMPESIDKAVTFLERRLPSITNPYAVAITSYALANANKLNREILYKFASPELSHWPVPKGHIYTLEATAYALLALVKTRAFEEARPVVRWFNKQQKVGGGYGSTQATIIVYQAVAEYWANAQEAPYDLSIDLTLPGRSKPDKYHFNKENHYATRTSKINEINQDIKVTATGSGEATLTMVSLYYALPKEKESDCQKFNMSVELIPEKMDQDEKIYRLKIEVLYKNKEHDATMSILDIGLLTGFTVNTNDLDLLSKGRARTIAKYEMNTVLSERGSLIIYLDKVSHTRPEEITFRVHQKLKVGVLQPAVVSVYEYYDQTQCVKFYHPERRAGQLLRLCRNDECTCAEENCSMQKKGNIENDLRTAKLCESTPTSKIDFAYKVRLEQFTDGLSTDIYTVRVLEVIKEGSYDVGPLNKLRTFLSYPHCRETLALEKGKTYLIMGTSRDIHRDDQNQSYQYVLGERTWLEYWPTDAECQRDEHRPACLGIEEMVQQYELFGCQQ